In Thermoanaerobacterium sp. PSU-2, one genomic interval encodes:
- a CDS encoding nucleoside recognition domain-containing protein, with the protein MLKSISEFIIPAIMFLIPVYGLTKHVKIYEVFLDGAKEGINTIVKIFPALLAMLVAVGVLRASGTLDIFARWISPLTAKIGMPSDVVPLALIRPLSGSGALGIATELIKSHGPDSFTAKLASVMYGSTETTFYVLAVYFGSVGVKKMRHSIVAGIAADIAAILSSVFYSRLFF; encoded by the coding sequence TTGCTTAAATCGATTTCTGAGTTTATAATTCCGGCTATAATGTTTTTGATTCCTGTATATGGGTTAACTAAACACGTAAAAATTTATGAAGTCTTTTTAGATGGCGCAAAAGAAGGCATTAATACGATAGTAAAAATATTTCCTGCTTTGCTAGCAATGTTGGTGGCGGTGGGAGTCTTGAGAGCATCCGGAACTTTAGATATCTTTGCAAGGTGGATTTCACCGCTTACTGCAAAAATTGGAATGCCGTCAGATGTAGTGCCATTGGCACTCATAAGGCCTCTATCTGGAAGCGGTGCATTAGGCATAGCGACAGAACTTATTAAATCTCATGGGCCTGATTCATTTACAGCGAAACTTGCTTCTGTAATGTACGGCTCTACAGAAACTACGTTTTACGTTTTAGCAGTCTATTTTGGGTCTGTTGGAGTTAAAAAGATGAGGCATTCTATAGTAGCGGGCATTGCTGCTGATATCGCTGCAATACTGTCATCTGTTTTTTACAGCAGACTGTTTTTTTGA
- a CDS encoding nucleoside recognition domain-containing protein has translation MINYIWIFMIGVGVVVGMINGRMGEVSKAIIDSSESAVTISIGLIGIMSLWLGIMQIAEKSGLMDMLAKVLKPAIIKLFPEIPKDHPAIGAMIMNISANMLGLGNAATPFGIKAMEYLQELNRKDVASNSMCTFLVINTASVQLLPAVMIGLRASLGAKNPADFVLAGLLSSITALTVGLIVVKSLEKSSLFKE, from the coding sequence TTGATAAATTATATATGGATCTTCATGATTGGCGTAGGTGTGGTCGTCGGCATGATAAATGGTAGGATGGGGGAAGTTTCGAAAGCTATAATAGATTCATCCGAGTCGGCTGTTACAATATCAATAGGACTCATAGGCATCATGTCTTTATGGTTGGGTATAATGCAGATAGCTGAAAAATCTGGGCTTATGGACATGCTGGCAAAGGTTTTAAAGCCAGCCATAATAAAACTATTCCCTGAGATACCCAAAGATCATCCTGCCATTGGCGCTATGATAATGAATATATCGGCTAATATGTTGGGGTTAGGCAATGCTGCTACGCCTTTTGGAATAAAAGCGATGGAATACCTTCAAGAATTGAATAGAAAGGATGTTGCATCTAATTCCATGTGCACATTTCTCGTCATAAACACTGCATCAGTTCAGCTTCTTCCTGCTGTAATGATAGGGTTAAGGGCTTCTTTAGGTGCGAAAAATCCAGCAGATTTTGTGTTGGCTGGACTTTTATCAAGTATTACAGCTCTAACCGTAGGCCTTATAGTTGTAAAATCACTTGAAAAGTCATCCCTTTTTAAGGAGTGA
- a CDS encoding AbrB/MazE/SpoVT family DNA-binding domain-containing protein produces the protein MLKSTGIVRKVDELGRVVIPIELRRTLNIAERDALEIYVDGEQIVLKKYEPACIFCGNAENVVNYKGKNICKTCLDDIKKSE, from the coding sequence ATGTTGAAATCCACAGGAATTGTGAGAAAAGTGGACGAGTTAGGAAGAGTCGTCATTCCTATCGAACTTAGAAGGACTCTGAATATTGCAGAAAGAGACGCTTTGGAAATCTACGTGGATGGCGAGCAGATTGTGCTTAAAAAGTACGAGCCTGCATGTATTTTCTGCGGCAATGCAGAAAATGTCGTCAATTACAAAGGCAAAAACATCTGCAAGACATGCCTCGATGACATTAAAAAGAGCGAATAA
- a CDS encoding cation diffusion facilitator family transporter, whose product MNSFKKIKNVLILILFINIAVALAKLLYGLHIKSASMVADGFHSLSDSSGNIVGLVGIYLASKPQDEEHPYGHKKFETFSSIFISVMLFVVSYTILKEAYGRLLNPVEPKITLDSFIIMITTLLLNIFVFAYEYRQGVNLKSDILVSDSLHTKSDIYVSVSVLITLIALKFGIPPYIDPLMSIAISIFIVKAGIEIIKHSSDILCDRIVIDSEKIRDIALSVRGVLSCHQIRSRGREDDINIDMHIMVDPNENIKDAHYIADQLEEKLKKEIPGVTEVIVHIEPYDKNEITE is encoded by the coding sequence ATGAATTCATTTAAAAAGATAAAGAATGTTTTGATACTCATACTTTTTATAAATATAGCTGTGGCGTTAGCTAAACTTTTGTACGGCTTGCATATAAAAAGCGCCAGCATGGTGGCTGATGGGTTTCATTCATTATCAGACAGTTCAGGTAATATAGTAGGCCTTGTAGGCATATATTTGGCGTCAAAACCGCAGGATGAAGAACATCCTTATGGGCATAAAAAATTTGAAACATTTTCGTCAATTTTTATATCTGTGATGCTGTTTGTAGTAAGTTATACTATACTAAAAGAAGCTTATGGCAGGCTTTTAAACCCTGTAGAACCAAAAATCACGTTAGACAGCTTCATAATAATGATTACTACATTATTGCTTAACATATTTGTATTTGCTTACGAGTACAGACAAGGAGTAAATTTAAAAAGCGACATACTTGTATCTGATTCACTTCATACAAAAAGCGACATCTACGTGTCTGTCTCTGTTCTTATTACGCTTATTGCATTAAAATTTGGAATACCGCCATACATCGATCCACTTATGTCTATAGCAATATCGATATTCATCGTAAAGGCAGGTATTGAAATAATAAAGCACAGCTCCGACATTTTGTGCGATAGGATTGTCATAGATTCAGAAAAAATTCGCGATATCGCTTTATCCGTAAGAGGCGTGCTTTCATGCCATCAAATAAGAAGCAGAGGGAGAGAGGACGATATAAATATAGACATGCATATAATGGTTGACCCGAATGAAAACATAAAAGATGCTCATTATATAGCTGATCAGTTGGAAGAAAAATTAAAAAAGGAAATACCTGGTGTCACAGAAGTCATCGTCCATATAGAGCCTTACGATAAAAATGAAATAACAGAGTAA
- the rsmI gene encoding 16S rRNA (cytidine(1402)-2'-O)-methyltransferase yields the protein MSGSLYLCPTPIGNLEDITLRVLRILKEVDIIAAEDTRQTLKLLNHYDIKKTVVSYHEHNKASSGKKLLIDLKAGKNVALVTDAGTPGISDPGEDLVKLCLEEKINVVSLPGATAITTALVGSGFDTKKFVFLGFLPTKKSERESALDEIGREKRTVIIYEAPHRIVRTLEELKPYIEGRKVVIARELTKVHEEYIRGTADEVLSKLGDDVKGEIVVLIEGGRDEVAMEPEELLRKYIECGMDKKEAIKLTAKQLKIPKSEIYKLALKDES from the coding sequence ATGTCTGGAAGCTTATATTTGTGCCCAACACCAATCGGAAACTTGGAAGACATAACCTTAAGAGTCCTAAGGATACTTAAAGAAGTAGACATAATAGCTGCTGAAGACACGAGGCAGACTTTGAAACTTTTGAATCATTACGACATAAAAAAAACCGTAGTAAGCTATCATGAGCATAACAAAGCTTCAAGCGGTAAAAAACTTTTAATAGATTTAAAGGCTGGGAAAAATGTAGCGCTGGTTACTGATGCTGGTACACCGGGCATATCTGACCCTGGGGAAGACCTTGTAAAACTTTGCTTAGAAGAAAAGATAAATGTAGTATCGCTTCCTGGCGCTACAGCAATAACAACGGCATTAGTAGGCTCTGGGTTTGACACAAAGAAGTTTGTCTTCTTAGGATTTTTGCCAACAAAGAAAAGCGAGAGAGAAAGCGCTTTGGATGAGATAGGGAGAGAAAAGAGAACGGTTATCATTTATGAGGCGCCTCATAGAATTGTCAGGACGTTGGAAGAATTAAAGCCATACATAGAAGGCAGAAAGGTTGTAATAGCAAGAGAGCTTACAAAAGTGCACGAAGAGTACATAAGAGGTACGGCAGATGAAGTTCTATCAAAATTAGGAGACGATGTAAAAGGAGAAATTGTAGTCCTTATAGAGGGCGGAAGAGATGAAGTTGCGATGGAACCAGAGGAGCTTCTCAGAAAATACATTGAATGCGGCATGGATAAGAAAGAAGCGATTAAATTGACGGCTAAACAATTAAAGATACCAAAAAGCGAAATTTACAAGCTCGCATTGAAGGATGAATCGTAA
- a CDS encoding tRNA1(Val) (adenine(37)-N6)-methyltransferase, with the protein MLKDGERIDDLNLNGLKLIQREDMFKFGMDAVLLSNFVYTKRGDKIVDLGCGTGIIPILIAGKSRDTRIVGVEIQSEVADIAIRNVYLNNLEGRIDIINDDIRNVVDKLGIEKYDIVTSNPPYMPCNTGFDKNSESENISRYELNGGLHDFIKVASKLLKFGGKFFLVHRVDRIVDIVYNLRICNLEPKKMRFVHPHVGEKPNLVLVESKKGAKSGVAIMPPLYVYEENGEYTKELLSIYGKTSIEEE; encoded by the coding sequence ATGCTAAAAGATGGCGAGAGAATTGACGATTTGAATTTGAATGGGCTTAAGCTTATACAGAGGGAAGACATGTTTAAATTTGGGATGGATGCTGTGCTGCTTTCAAACTTTGTATACACAAAAAGAGGAGATAAGATTGTAGATTTAGGGTGCGGAACAGGCATCATACCAATTTTGATAGCAGGCAAGTCAAGAGATACACGTATTGTAGGTGTTGAAATACAAAGTGAAGTTGCCGATATTGCCATAAGAAACGTATATCTAAATAATCTTGAAGGTAGAATAGACATAATAAACGATGATATTCGAAATGTTGTGGATAAATTGGGAATTGAAAAATACGATATTGTGACGTCCAATCCCCCATACATGCCCTGCAACACAGGATTTGACAAAAATAGCGAAAGTGAAAACATATCGCGATACGAGTTAAATGGCGGACTTCATGATTTCATAAAGGTTGCGTCAAAGCTTTTAAAGTTTGGAGGCAAGTTTTTTTTAGTCCATAGAGTGGATAGGATTGTGGATATTGTTTATAATTTGCGGATTTGCAATTTAGAACCTAAAAAAATGAGGTTTGTCCATCCGCATGTTGGGGAAAAGCCCAATTTAGTCTTAGTGGAATCAAAAAAAGGCGCAAAAAGTGGTGTGGCAATAATGCCGCCTCTTTACGTATACGAAGAAAATGGAGAGTACACAAAGGAGCTTTTAAGTATATACGGGAAAACTTCGATAGAGGAGGAATAG
- a CDS encoding arginine deiminase gives MTHPLLVPHVSSEIGTLKAVVLHRPGKELERLTPQNLTELLFDDIPWVRKIQEEHDEFAKVLKDNGITVLYVKDLLQDVLKDDAIKEQFIIDLLKINGITNTETENYLKDYLMDLSYSDIAEIAISGLEKGDIDNVIPKGLAEFIYEEHYFYIKPVPNMYFTRDPGAMIDGGFMISSMKSAARKPETLIMKYIYKNHDIFKKNGIPCWYDNTYFHSLEGGDVLILSDRVIAVGCGERTTPQAIERLARNLFEGNSTVEHILVVQIPINRSYMHLDTVFTMVDKERFVFYPGIKKDLRVFSIIKDDKGFSIQKEKDLQDALKSALNLRNIEIIPTGGFNAITSAREQWNDSTNTLAIAPGKVITYSRNESSNKIMRKEGIEVIEIEGSELSRGRGGPRCMSMPLLRY, from the coding sequence GTGACGCATCCATTATTAGTGCCACATGTATCATCAGAAATAGGAACTTTAAAAGCAGTCGTACTGCACAGACCCGGAAAAGAATTAGAAAGGCTTACGCCTCAAAATTTGACAGAACTGCTTTTTGATGATATTCCATGGGTTAGAAAGATTCAAGAGGAACATGATGAATTTGCCAAAGTATTAAAAGATAACGGTATAACCGTTTTGTACGTAAAAGACCTTCTTCAGGATGTATTGAAAGATGACGCTATAAAAGAACAATTTATAATAGATCTTCTGAAGATAAATGGCATAACAAATACCGAAACAGAAAACTACCTTAAAGATTACCTTATGGATTTAAGCTACAGTGATATTGCTGAAATTGCCATAAGCGGACTCGAAAAAGGAGATATTGACAATGTCATCCCAAAAGGCCTGGCTGAATTCATCTATGAAGAACACTATTTTTACATTAAGCCTGTGCCAAATATGTATTTTACCAGAGATCCCGGCGCAATGATAGATGGAGGATTTATGATAAGCTCCATGAAGTCTGCGGCGAGAAAACCTGAGACCCTCATAATGAAATACATATACAAAAACCACGATATTTTTAAGAAAAACGGCATTCCATGTTGGTACGACAACACCTATTTCCACTCTTTAGAAGGCGGAGATGTGCTTATACTAAGCGACAGAGTAATAGCAGTAGGATGCGGCGAAAGGACTACGCCACAAGCAATAGAAAGGCTTGCCCGCAATCTCTTTGAAGGCAATTCAACAGTAGAACACATCCTTGTCGTCCAGATTCCCATAAACAGATCATACATGCACCTTGATACTGTATTCACCATGGTAGATAAGGAAAGGTTCGTCTTCTACCCTGGAATAAAGAAAGATCTGCGAGTTTTTAGCATAATAAAGGATGATAAAGGTTTTTCAATTCAGAAAGAAAAAGACCTCCAAGACGCATTGAAATCTGCATTAAATCTCAGAAATATTGAAATAATACCTACAGGTGGTTTTAATGCCATAACGTCAGCACGGGAGCAGTGGAACGACAGCACAAATACGCTTGCTATAGCGCCAGGCAAAGTCATCACATACTCCCGAAATGAATCATCAAATAAAATCATGAGGAAAGAAGGCATCGAGGTAATCGAGATCGAAGGTTCCGAACTATCAAGAGGCAGAGGCGGTCCAAGATGTATGAGCATGCCACTTTTGAGATATTAG